The following proteins come from a genomic window of Geminicoccaceae bacterium SCSIO 64248:
- a CDS encoding 2-keto-4-pentenoate hydratase, producing the protein MTAQTISTAFVAARRAFGRLDAYPGDVPATLEDAYAVQELSIAAWPDTIAGWKVALVQPQWQAQYTAPRLAGPIFAAHVHDGGGAPARVRAFPAGFAAVEAEFVVRIARDIPLNAAIQSDADLAPYLGAVHAGIEWAASPLASLNAEGPGAVASDLGNNAGLILGPELAGFAKDGLEAEASRTEIDGAVVGEGSAANVPDGPYAAVRFLIAHLATRGRTLGAGDWVSTGASTGIHPIAAGQTARCVFRGDVAVSVAVGES; encoded by the coding sequence GTGACCGCACAGACCATTTCGACGGCCTTCGTCGCCGCCCGCCGCGCCTTCGGCCGCCTCGACGCCTATCCCGGCGACGTCCCGGCGACGCTCGAGGACGCCTACGCCGTCCAGGAGCTCTCGATCGCGGCCTGGCCCGACACGATCGCCGGCTGGAAGGTCGCCCTGGTCCAGCCGCAATGGCAGGCGCAGTACACGGCGCCGCGCCTGGCCGGTCCCATCTTCGCCGCGCATGTCCACGACGGCGGCGGCGCGCCCGCGCGGGTCAGGGCCTTCCCCGCAGGCTTCGCCGCGGTCGAAGCCGAGTTCGTCGTCCGCATCGCGCGCGACATCCCCCTTAACGCGGCGATCCAGTCCGACGCCGACCTGGCGCCGTATCTCGGCGCGGTCCACGCCGGCATCGAGTGGGCGGCGAGCCCGCTCGCCAGCCTGAACGCGGAGGGGCCCGGCGCCGTTGCGAGCGACCTCGGCAACAATGCCGGCCTGATCCTCGGCCCGGAGCTGGCCGGCTTCGCGAAGGACGGCCTGGAGGCCGAAGCGTCGCGCACCGAGATCGACGGCGCCGTCGTCGGCGAGGGCTCGGCCGCCAACGTGCCCGACGGACCCTACGCGGCGGTCCGCTTCCTGATCGCGCACCTGGCGACGCGCGGCCGCACGCTGGGAGCCGGCGACTGGGTCTCGACCGGCGCCAGCACCGGCATCCACCCGATCGCGGCCGGGCAAACCGCGCGCTGTGTCTTTCGCGGCGACGTCGCGGTCTCGGTCGCGGTCGGGGAATCCTGA
- a CDS encoding FCD domain-containing protein produces the protein MRDVIEPLRTQKLAELIAEHIERMILEGVVGPGERLGSERDLAERLEVSRPSLREALQILEARGLVSTSRGGTVVTRFLAPLTDPLAVLLRSNAQVTNDYFEYREAVESKAAGLAAIRATEPERTAIRSCLAAMEQAHDLDDVRAEAEADLDFHRLIYEASHNLVILHVMRAFAEMLRRDIFFSRTRLFSQAGIRETLLAQHRAIGEAVVSGEEARSAKASAAHLRFTMATIERFRRDEARVEVALRRLSRDGLVAG, from the coding sequence ATGCGGGACGTGATCGAACCCTTGCGCACCCAGAAGCTGGCGGAGCTCATCGCCGAGCACATCGAACGGATGATCCTGGAAGGCGTAGTCGGCCCGGGGGAACGGCTGGGCAGCGAGCGCGATCTGGCGGAGCGGCTCGAGGTGTCGAGGCCTTCGTTGCGCGAGGCCCTTCAGATCCTCGAGGCGCGCGGCTTGGTCAGCACCAGCCGGGGCGGCACGGTGGTCACCCGTTTTCTCGCGCCCTTGACCGATCCTCTTGCCGTTCTCCTGCGGTCGAACGCGCAGGTTACGAATGATTACTTCGAGTATCGCGAGGCGGTTGAAAGCAAGGCGGCGGGCCTTGCCGCGATTCGTGCGACCGAGCCGGAGCGTACGGCGATCCGATCATGCCTTGCGGCGATGGAGCAAGCGCACGATCTCGACGACGTGCGTGCCGAAGCCGAGGCGGATCTGGATTTCCACCGGCTGATCTACGAGGCGTCGCACAACCTCGTCATCCTGCATGTGATGCGCGCCTTCGCGGAAATGCTCCGCCGCGACATCTTCTTCAGCCGGACGCGCTTGTTCAGCCAGGCGGGCATCCGCGAAACGCTGCTCGCTCAGCACCGCGCCATCGGCGAGGCCGTCGTCTCCGGCGAGGAAGCTCGGTCCGCCAAGGCCTCCGCAGCGCACCTGCGGTTCACCATGGCAACCATCGAGCGTTTCCGGCGCGACGAGGCGCGCGTCGAGGTCGCCCTCAGACGACTGAGCCGGGATGGCCTTGTCGCCGGCTGA
- a CDS encoding cobalt-precorrin-6A reductase, protein MTHVTRILILGGTAEAAVLARRLADRPALHVTTSLAGRTRRPATLPGHVRIGGFGGVPGLTDYLRSERITVLIDATHPFATHMPFHARDAAARLGTPLLRLERPAWRPKPGDRWTTVPDLETAAGAIPAGARVFLTTGRQDLAPFAVRDDAFFLIRSIEPPDVGRFRRQAVILGRGPFTVANETALLRRHAIDLLVTKNSGAEATAAKLEAARRLGLPVVMVERPPRPQVATAAQVDDALAWMDRMASPAGTSP, encoded by the coding sequence ATGACACACGTGACGCGCATCCTGATCCTGGGCGGCACGGCCGAGGCAGCCGTGCTCGCGCGCCGTCTCGCCGACCGGCCCGCCCTGCACGTCACGACGTCGCTTGCCGGCCGCACGCGCCGTCCCGCCACCTTGCCGGGCCATGTCCGCATCGGCGGGTTCGGCGGCGTGCCCGGCCTGACCGATTATCTTAGGTCGGAACGGATCACGGTTCTGATCGACGCGACGCATCCCTTCGCGACCCACATGCCGTTCCACGCCCGGGACGCGGCCGCCCGTCTCGGCACGCCGCTCCTTCGGCTCGAACGGCCGGCGTGGCGTCCCAAGCCCGGCGACCGCTGGACCACCGTGCCCGATCTGGAGACGGCCGCAGGGGCGATCCCCGCAGGCGCGCGCGTGTTCCTGACCACCGGCAGGCAGGATCTTGCCCCGTTCGCGGTTCGGGACGACGCCTTCTTCCTCATTCGATCGATCGAGCCGCCCGACGTCGGGCGCTTCCGGCGCCAGGCCGTGATCCTCGGGCGGGGACCGTTCACGGTCGCGAACGAGACGGCGCTGCTGCGGCGCCACGCAATCGACCTTCTGGTCACGAAGAACAGCGGCGCAGAGGCGACCGCCGCCAAGCTCGAAGCCGCGCGCCGTCTCGGCCTGCCGGTCGTCATGGTCGAGCGTCCACCCCGGCCGCAGGTCGCGACGGCAGCCCAGGTCGATGACGCTCTCGCCTGGATGGACCGGATGGCGTCGCCAGCCGGGACGAGCCCATGA
- the cbiE gene encoding precorrin-6y C5,15-methyltransferase (decarboxylating) subunit CbiE, giving the protein MTASTTGRWLTIVGIGEDGLEGLSLRARAAIAQAEIVYGGARHLAFVPERRDQERVAWPSPLMTALPGLIERRGRAVCVLASGDPMFHGIGATLARHVPPDETLVLPAPSSVSLAAARLGWPLADIPCVTVHGRPLARVLPTIQPGARLFVLSESGATPAALAALLTAHGFGPSILHVLEHLGGPRERRRTNTAEAWGDAPVADLNLIGIEVVASAGTRLLPVVPGLPDDAFTHDGQLTKRDLRAMVLARLGPVPDALLWDIGAGSGSIGIEWMRGHPRCLAIAIEAKAERQALIARNREALGTPGLRIVAGRAPDALAGLDAPDAVFIGGGVTEPGVIETAWQALRPGGRLVANAVTVQSEGVLARWRERTGGDLIRVALAQAHPLGRFDTWRPALPVTMLAATKRLA; this is encoded by the coding sequence ATGACGGCGTCCACGACCGGACGCTGGTTGACCATCGTCGGCATCGGCGAGGACGGCCTGGAGGGTCTCAGCCTGCGGGCGCGGGCGGCGATCGCGCAGGCCGAAATCGTCTATGGCGGGGCGCGACACCTCGCCTTCGTGCCGGAGCGTCGAGACCAGGAACGCGTGGCGTGGCCGAGCCCGCTCATGACCGCCCTTCCCGGCCTGATCGAACGACGCGGCCGGGCCGTCTGCGTCCTGGCCTCGGGCGATCCCATGTTCCACGGCATCGGCGCGACGCTGGCCCGCCACGTGCCGCCCGACGAGACGCTCGTGCTGCCGGCGCCCTCCTCGGTGTCGCTCGCCGCCGCGCGCCTGGGCTGGCCCCTGGCGGACATTCCGTGCGTCACCGTGCATGGCAGGCCGCTCGCACGGGTTCTGCCCACGATCCAGCCCGGCGCGCGCCTGTTCGTCCTGAGCGAGAGCGGCGCGACGCCGGCCGCCCTGGCCGCGCTCCTGACCGCGCACGGCTTCGGCCCCAGCATCCTTCACGTGCTCGAGCATCTCGGCGGGCCGCGCGAGCGCCGGCGCACCAATACGGCCGAGGCGTGGGGCGACGCGCCGGTCGCCGATCTCAACCTGATCGGGATCGAGGTCGTGGCCAGCGCAGGGACCCGCCTCCTGCCGGTGGTGCCGGGCCTGCCCGACGACGCGTTCACCCATGACGGCCAGCTGACCAAGCGCGACCTGCGCGCCATGGTCCTGGCCCGTCTCGGCCCTGTGCCAGACGCGTTGCTCTGGGACATCGGCGCGGGCTCGGGTTCGATCGGCATCGAATGGATGCGCGGCCATCCGCGCTGCCTGGCGATCGCGATCGAGGCGAAGGCCGAACGCCAAGCGCTGATCGCGCGCAATCGCGAGGCCCTGGGCACACCCGGCCTGCGGATCGTCGCCGGACGCGCGCCCGACGCCCTGGCCGGCCTGGACGCGCCCGACGCCGTGTTCATCGGCGGCGGCGTGACCGAGCCGGGCGTCATCGAGACGGCGTGGCAGGCGCTTCGTCCGGGCGGACGCCTGGTCGCGAACGCGGTCACCGTGCAGAGCGAAGGGGTGCTCGCCCGATGGCGCGAACGCACCGGCGGCGATCTCATCCGCGTCGCGCTGGCTCAAGCGCACCCGCTCGGCCGGTTCGACACCTGGCGCCCAGCCCTGCCGGTGACGATGCTGGCGGCGACCAAGCGCCTGGCCTGA
- a CDS encoding MucR family transcriptional regulator, with the protein MDVLPSDAESVNEANPTLHVQLAAEIVAAYVSRNQVATDELGALISSVHRSIQELGNNTPAAEPEPLKPAVPIKKSITPDYLVCLEDGHKLKMLKRHLSSRYGLTPEEYRKKWGLPHDYPMVAPSYAATRSQLAKSIGLGLGGKAAPAKAAPAKRATRSRKKTTAA; encoded by the coding sequence ATGGATGTATTGCCGAGCGACGCTGAATCAGTGAACGAAGCGAACCCCACACTCCACGTCCAACTCGCCGCTGAGATCGTCGCGGCGTATGTCAGCCGCAACCAAGTTGCCACGGACGAGCTCGGGGCGCTTATTTCTTCCGTGCACCGGTCGATACAAGAACTCGGCAACAACACGCCGGCCGCCGAACCCGAACCCTTGAAGCCGGCCGTGCCGATCAAGAAGTCGATTACTCCGGACTACCTGGTCTGCCTCGAGGACGGGCACAAGCTGAAGATGCTCAAGCGTCATCTGAGCAGCCGCTACGGCCTGACGCCCGAGGAGTACCGCAAGAAGTGGGGCCTGCCGCACGACTATCCGATGGTGGCCCCCTCCTACGCCGCGACCCGCTCGCAGCTGGCGAAGTCGATCGGGCTTGGCCTGGGCGGCAAGGCGGCGCCGGCAAAGGCCGCGCCCGCGAAGCGCGCGACCCGGTCTCGGAAGAAGACGACTGCCGCCTGA
- a CDS encoding L-lactate permease — protein MAWNQVYDPFGSLALSTVLAAIPIAVLLLGLGVLRMRAHMAALAGLVAAFVIAVFLFGMPIDKAGLAAGYGAAYGLMPIGWIVLNIIFLHQLTEANGSFQTLQTSLANITGDRRLQLLLIAFSFGAFFEGAAGFGTPVAVTAAILIGLGFSPLAASGLSLIANTAPVAYGALGTPVMALAAVTGLDLLDLSAMIGRQLPFFSLLVPFWLIWAFAGFRGMIQIWPAILVCGVSFAIPQFLVSNYHGPWLVDVVAAIVSMVCLVGFLRVWQPAEIWTSTALPGRDSGPAAAAPAPAAMAPDRGALVRAWMPWTILTVFVFLWGIPAIKTALDSLSSPKIPFVGLDQQIVKVPPVVPEPHVEAAVFSLNWLSMTGSGILFAAIVAGLAMGFGPLALLRIYGRTIHRVRYSLLTIMIMLALGYLTRYSGLDATLGLAFAMTGPFYPLFGTLLGWLGVAMTGSDTASNVLFGGLQRVTAEQIGVSPVLMASANSSGGVMGKMIDAQSIVVASTATGWQNSEGIILRYVFFHSIALAVLVGILVTLQAYVAPFTRLVIHH, from the coding sequence ATGGCGTGGAACCAGGTCTACGATCCTTTCGGCAGCCTTGCGCTGTCGACCGTGCTGGCCGCCATACCGATAGCGGTCCTTCTGCTCGGCCTCGGCGTGCTGCGCATGCGCGCGCACATGGCCGCGCTCGCCGGGCTCGTCGCCGCGTTCGTCATCGCCGTGTTCCTGTTCGGCATGCCGATCGACAAGGCGGGGCTCGCCGCCGGCTACGGCGCCGCCTACGGGTTGATGCCGATCGGCTGGATCGTGCTCAACATCATCTTTCTGCACCAGTTGACCGAGGCGAATGGCTCGTTCCAGACGCTGCAGACGTCGCTGGCCAACATCACCGGCGACCGCCGGCTGCAGCTCTTGCTGATCGCCTTCTCGTTCGGCGCGTTCTTCGAAGGCGCCGCCGGCTTCGGCACGCCCGTCGCGGTCACGGCCGCGATCCTGATCGGCCTGGGCTTCTCGCCGCTCGCCGCGTCGGGCCTGTCCCTGATCGCGAACACCGCGCCCGTCGCCTACGGCGCGCTGGGCACGCCCGTAATGGCGCTCGCCGCCGTGACGGGCCTCGACCTGCTCGACCTTTCCGCCATGATCGGGCGCCAGCTGCCGTTCTTCTCGCTGCTCGTGCCCTTCTGGCTGATCTGGGCCTTCGCCGGCTTCCGCGGCATGATCCAGATCTGGCCGGCCATCCTGGTCTGCGGCGTCTCCTTCGCTATCCCGCAGTTCCTGGTCTCCAACTATCACGGCCCCTGGCTGGTCGACGTCGTCGCCGCGATCGTCTCGATGGTCTGCCTGGTCGGCTTCCTCCGCGTCTGGCAGCCGGCCGAGATCTGGACATCGACGGCGCTGCCGGGCCGCGATTCCGGTCCGGCCGCCGCCGCACCCGCGCCCGCCGCCATGGCGCCGGATCGCGGCGCGCTGGTCCGCGCCTGGATGCCCTGGACGATCCTGACCGTGTTCGTCTTCCTCTGGGGGATCCCGGCGATCAAGACCGCGCTGGACTCCCTCTCCAGCCCCAAGATCCCGTTCGTCGGGCTCGACCAGCAGATCGTCAAGGTGCCGCCGGTCGTGCCGGAGCCGCATGTCGAGGCCGCCGTGTTCTCGCTCAACTGGCTTTCGATGACCGGCTCCGGCATCCTGTTCGCGGCGATCGTCGCGGGCCTCGCCATGGGCTTCGGGCCGCTCGCGCTTTTGCGCATCTACGGGCGCACGATCCACCGGGTGCGCTATTCCCTGCTCACCATCATGATCATGCTCGCGCTCGGCTACCTCACCCGCTATTCCGGGCTGGACGCGACCCTGGGCCTTGCCTTCGCGATGACCGGTCCCTTCTATCCGCTCTTCGGCACGTTGCTGGGATGGCTGGGCGTCGCGATGACCGGTTCCGACACGGCGTCCAACGTCCTGTTCGGCGGTCTGCAGCGAGTCACGGCCGAACAGATCGGCGTTTCGCCCGTCCTCATGGCATCGGCCAACTCGTCGGGCGGCGTCATGGGCAAGATGATCGACGCGCAGTCGATCGTCGTCGCGTCGACCGCGACCGGCTGGCAGAACAGCGAGGGCATCATCCTGCGCTACGTCTTCTTCCACTCGATCGCGCTGGCGGTTCTGGTCGGCATCCTGGTGACGCTCCAGGCCTATGTCGCGCCGTTCACCCGCCTCGTCATCCACCACTGA
- the pabB gene encoding aminodeoxychorismate synthase component I, whose protein sequence is MYVRALPFRDPLAALSAFHDVHWLAFLDSAASDPRSHYSYIGLDPFRTIVADRDGVRIDGRSVQGDPFGTLRSELSAFRAAASDGPVPFTGGAIGYVAYEAGRHVDRFPPLRPDRLAVPDMAVGLYDLILAFDRQEGCAWLMSSGLPERDPTRQKDRARVRALAVLRQLEAGHTPSQDDGTITGAWQAERSRADVESAIARAIEYIRAGDIFQVNLTQRRIAAVPDGLDDLALYRRLRLLSPAPFAAFLRCGPGLAVMSASPERFLHLDTDGHVETRPIKGTRRRDADEAVDRALAGELAASEKDRAENLMIVDLMRNDLGRVCEVGSIDVPVLRGIETFASVHHMVSAVTGRLRPGLDAIDLLRACFPGGSITGAPKIRAMEIIAELEPHRRGVCFGSVLRLGFDGSLDSNIAIRTMVRVGDRLQAQAGGGIVADSDPSAEYDEALLKMRPLLHALTGERR, encoded by the coding sequence ATGTACGTTCGGGCCCTGCCCTTTCGCGATCCGCTGGCGGCTCTGTCTGCGTTCCACGATGTGCATTGGCTTGCCTTTCTGGACAGCGCGGCATCCGATCCGCGCAGCCACTACAGCTATATCGGCCTCGACCCGTTCCGCACGATCGTGGCCGATCGGGACGGCGTGCGGATCGACGGGCGGTCGGTGCAGGGCGATCCGTTCGGGACGCTTCGAAGCGAGCTGTCCGCTTTTCGCGCCGCGGCATCGGACGGACCGGTGCCCTTCACCGGCGGTGCTATCGGCTATGTCGCCTACGAGGCCGGACGTCATGTCGACCGCTTTCCGCCCCTGCGGCCGGATCGGCTTGCCGTGCCGGACATGGCGGTCGGCCTCTACGACCTGATCCTGGCCTTCGACCGGCAGGAGGGATGCGCCTGGCTGATGAGTTCGGGCCTGCCCGAGCGTGATCCGACCCGACAGAAGGATCGCGCGCGTGTGCGGGCCCTTGCCGTACTTCGCCAGCTTGAAGCCGGACACACCCCGTCGCAGGACGATGGGACGATCACCGGCGCATGGCAGGCGGAGCGAAGCCGCGCGGATGTCGAGAGCGCGATCGCGCGGGCGATCGAGTACATCCGGGCGGGCGACATCTTCCAGGTCAACCTCACCCAGCGCCGGATAGCAGCGGTGCCGGACGGGCTGGACGATCTCGCGCTCTACCGCCGCCTGCGGCTGCTGAGCCCCGCGCCCTTCGCCGCCTTCCTGCGCTGCGGCCCTGGCCTCGCCGTGATGAGCGCATCGCCCGAACGCTTCCTGCATCTCGATACGGACGGGCACGTCGAGACCCGCCCGATCAAGGGGACGCGCCGGCGCGATGCCGACGAGGCAGTGGACCGGGCCCTGGCCGGCGAGCTTGCGGCAAGCGAGAAGGATCGCGCCGAGAACCTGATGATCGTCGATCTCATGCGCAACGACCTGGGCAGGGTCTGCGAGGTCGGCAGCATCGACGTGCCGGTGCTGCGGGGAATCGAGACCTTCGCGTCGGTTCACCACATGGTCTCGGCCGTGACCGGGCGCCTTCGTCCCGGCCTGGACGCCATCGACCTTCTGCGCGCCTGCTTCCCCGGCGGCTCGATCACGGGCGCGCCCAAGATCCGCGCCATGGAGATCATCGCCGAGCTCGAGCCGCACCGGCGCGGCGTCTGCTTCGGCAGCGTCCTCCGCCTGGGCTTCGACGGCAGTCTCGACAGCAACATCGCGATCCGGACGATGGTCCGCGTCGGCGATCGGCTCCAGGCCCAGGCGGGCGGCGGCATCGTCGCCGACTCCGACCCGTCCGCCGAGTATGACGAGGCGCTCCTCAAGATGCGCCCGCTGCTCCACGCCTTGACGGGAGAGCGCCGGTGA
- a CDS encoding alpha-hydroxy acid oxidase, translated as MAAITNVADLRAIAKRKVPRAIFDYADRGSYDEITIDANRRDLRAIPLRQRVMIDVSDRSLATTILGEPVAMPLAIAPTGLTGLFHGDGEILGARAAQAAGIPFALSTVSICSIEDVAGAVDKPFWFQLYVMRDRGFAASLVERAKAAGCSALVLTLDLQIQGQRHRDIKNGLSVPPKLTLANAVDVMLKPAWAYKVLMGKRRSFGNLQDRVPGGDSLTTLSQWIANQFDPSLSWKDVEWIRSIWPGKLILKGILDEEDARIAADSGADAIVVSNHGGRQLDGARSSISALPRVAEIVGDKAEILFDGGVQTGQDVLKALALGARACMIGKAFLYGLAAGGQEGVAQTIDIIRKELDVSMALTGTRNVLDVDRSVLGDVRSNRPSMQDWISP; from the coding sequence GTGGCTGCCATCACGAACGTCGCCGACCTGCGCGCGATCGCGAAGCGCAAGGTGCCGCGGGCCATCTTCGACTACGCCGATCGCGGCTCGTATGACGAGATCACGATCGACGCGAACCGCCGCGACCTGCGTGCCATACCGCTGCGCCAGCGCGTCATGATCGACGTCTCGGACCGCTCGCTGGCGACCACGATCCTGGGCGAGCCGGTCGCGATGCCGCTCGCGATCGCGCCGACCGGCCTGACCGGCCTGTTCCACGGCGACGGCGAGATCCTGGGCGCCCGCGCCGCGCAGGCGGCCGGCATTCCCTTCGCCCTGTCGACGGTATCGATCTGCTCGATCGAGGACGTCGCGGGCGCGGTCGACAAGCCGTTCTGGTTCCAGCTCTACGTCATGCGCGACCGCGGCTTCGCGGCGTCCCTGGTCGAGCGCGCCAAGGCGGCGGGATGCTCGGCCCTGGTCCTGACGCTCGACCTTCAGATCCAGGGCCAGCGCCATCGCGACATCAAGAACGGCCTGAGCGTGCCGCCCAAGCTGACGCTGGCCAACGCGGTCGACGTCATGCTGAAGCCGGCCTGGGCCTACAAGGTGCTGATGGGCAAGCGCCGCTCGTTCGGCAACCTGCAGGACCGCGTGCCGGGCGGCGACAGCCTGACGACCCTCTCGCAATGGATCGCCAACCAGTTCGACCCGTCCTTGTCCTGGAAGGACGTCGAGTGGATCCGCTCGATCTGGCCGGGCAAGCTGATCCTCAAGGGCATTCTCGACGAGGAGGACGCGCGCATCGCGGCCGACAGCGGCGCCGACGCGATCGTGGTCTCCAACCACGGCGGGCGTCAGCTCGACGGCGCGCGCTCTTCGATCTCGGCCTTGCCGCGCGTCGCCGAGATCGTCGGCGACAAGGCCGAGATCCTGTTCGACGGCGGCGTGCAGACCGGCCAGGACGTGCTCAAGGCCTTGGCCTTGGGCGCACGCGCCTGCATGATCGGCAAGGCCTTCCTGTACGGACTGGCCGCAGGGGGGCAGGAAGGCGTCGCGCAGACGATCGACATCATCCGCAAAGAGCTCGATGTCAGCATGGCGCTGACCGGCACCCGCAACGTGCTGGACGTCGACCGCAGCGTTTTGGGCGACGTCCGCAGCAACCGGCCGAGCATGCAGGACTGGATTTCGCCGTGA
- a CDS encoding MaoC family dehydratase, whose amino-acid sequence MDASGDPAGTRRYFLEELQIGQRFTSGTHALDVEQVKAFASQFDPQRYHLDEEAAATTLFGGLVASGWHTASVTMRLLAEGGAPLGDGLIGAGVEVAWPRPTRPCDILHVVSEVMEIRPSRSRPDRGMVTLRCETRNQQDEVVQVMTARLVVPRRT is encoded by the coding sequence CCGGCCGGGACACGGCGCTATTTCCTCGAGGAACTGCAGATTGGACAGCGCTTCACCAGCGGCACGCACGCGCTCGACGTGGAGCAGGTCAAGGCCTTCGCGAGCCAGTTCGACCCGCAGCGCTATCATCTCGATGAAGAGGCGGCGGCCACGACCCTCTTCGGAGGACTGGTGGCCAGCGGCTGGCACACGGCGAGCGTCACCATGCGGCTCCTGGCCGAGGGCGGAGCGCCCCTGGGCGACGGTCTGATCGGCGCCGGCGTCGAGGTCGCCTGGCCGCGCCCGACCCGCCCCTGCGACATATTGCATGTCGTGAGCGAGGTGATGGAAATCCGCCCGTCGCGCTCGCGGCCGGACCGCGGGATGGTCACGCTGCGCTGCGAAACGCGGAACCAGCAGGACGAGGTGGTGCAGGTCATGACCGCGCGACTGGTCGTGCCCCGCCGCACCTGA
- a CDS encoding aminotransferase class IV, translated as MKVWLNGVIQEARRARIAPDDRGLLLADGIYETLRAQAGRPLRIAAHLARLRTGADTLGLDLPAVDIEAAMTALLTANAVSDGSLRLTLTRGPGPRGVAPPETVTPTLLITCAHVAPSPAPARCMVATITRRNAQSPLSRIKALAAADSVLARIEASRVGADDAILLNTEGSVAEATAANLFAVLDGRLVTPPVADGCLPGVVRADLLRQGAVEMSLTQQDLARASEMFLSSALGLRSIVHLEGRAGAPLVTDAAERLAAHLFPPRQAWQEAP; from the coding sequence GTGAAGGTCTGGCTGAACGGCGTGATCCAGGAGGCCCGCCGCGCGCGGATCGCGCCGGACGATCGCGGCCTGCTCCTGGCGGACGGCATATACGAGACGCTGCGCGCCCAGGCCGGCCGTCCGCTCCGGATCGCTGCCCATCTCGCTCGCTTGCGCACGGGCGCGGACACGCTCGGGCTGGACCTTCCCGCCGTCGACATCGAGGCGGCCATGACGGCGCTGCTCACAGCGAACGCCGTGTCCGACGGATCGCTGCGCCTGACTCTCACGCGCGGACCGGGCCCGCGTGGCGTCGCCCCGCCCGAGACCGTGACGCCGACCCTCCTGATCACCTGCGCGCACGTCGCGCCGTCTCCGGCGCCAGCACGCTGCATGGTCGCCACGATCACCCGACGCAACGCGCAGTCCCCTTTGTCGCGTATCAAGGCGCTGGCGGCGGCCGACAGCGTCCTCGCCCGGATCGAGGCGTCGCGCGTTGGAGCGGACGACGCCATCCTGCTCAATACCGAGGGCAGCGTCGCCGAGGCCACCGCCGCCAACCTGTTCGCGGTGCTGGACGGGCGGCTGGTCACGCCCCCGGTGGCCGACGGCTGCCTGCCGGGCGTGGTCCGGGCCGATCTGCTGCGACAGGGAGCGGTCGAGATGAGTCTGACGCAGCAGGATCTCGCCCGCGCGTCGGAGATGTTCCTCTCGAGCGCGCTCGGCCTGCGCAGCATCGTCCATCTCGAAGGCCGCGCCGGCGCGCCGCTGGTCACGGACGCCGCCGAGCGCTTGGCCGCGCATCTGTTCCCTCCGCGCCAGGCGTGGCAAGAAGCGCCATGA
- a CDS encoding DoxX family protein yields MTTTASFSPVTKMVQLVLQGLVAFVFLAAGVLNLAGMMTEEMVHLGYPSHFTTIIGVAYIIGVICIYQPRFAFLQDWAFGAMAATLVGAAGTHILVGDPVSSAAPAIVTLVVLVVAYALRGRLRED; encoded by the coding sequence ATGACGACCACCGCGTCCTTTTCTCCCGTGACCAAAATGGTCCAGCTGGTCCTGCAGGGCCTTGTTGCATTTGTCTTTCTTGCGGCCGGCGTGCTCAATTTGGCCGGTATGATGACTGAGGAAATGGTGCACCTTGGTTATCCCAGCCATTTCACGACCATTATCGGCGTGGCCTATATCATCGGTGTGATCTGCATCTATCAGCCACGCTTTGCCTTCCTGCAAGACTGGGCCTTTGGCGCCATGGCGGCCACGCTCGTGGGCGCCGCGGGTACGCACATCCTTGTCGGCGACCCTGTCAGCAGTGCCGCGCCGGCGATTGTGACCCTCGTTGTGCTCGTGGTCGCCTATGCCCTGCGCGGGCGGCTTCGCGAAGACTGA